The genomic region AAATAAGTaggaaatattaaatatttatttatttatgtacacaaaataatatacaggagcatttaatacagatattttagtacaaaggtgctacttttttcaaaagaaatctcttccagtagagccatgagaggagatatgaattttggagcggtatggcgtgtgcataaataacatttaactaaagatacatgctaatacttacataattaatttttattaattaaacatactaatatatatactataaatctatttcgagagtatatatataatataagtctaTCTCGAGAGATAATAATCTTTAACTCATCGTTTGAATGCAGAAAGAGTTTGGGAATCGCGAATAACATACTTCATAACATCTCTCTTTGCATTGTATTTGTCATTACTTAGGATTGTGACACCCCACAGAATcactatacatataaatacctactataagtaaaaatgtaaCAGCTGTTTACGCTTACTCTTTcccaaaatatctaaatacaggcttaataaattacttttctgggaatttttttcaaaaaagacTGTATCAGGATAAATGATAAAGAACAATAATAGAACAACTGtatgatttcattttatttttgtgcaataaagagttgaTATAGTTATCTATAAAACCAGACTTAACCAATTCAAGATCATTGTCAAAACCCACTCTGCAGGCTCCTCTAAAGAAAGGTGAAAATTTAAGTGAGATTTACTCCAGGAAGAAGGGACCTGTTATCTGTACTCCTTAAACACAGTATGGAAAACAAATCTGGTAAAAATACCTGTCAAACAAACACTTACTATAACTCTCTGGAACGGCAAACAGTTAAATGCAGAAGCAAGTTGCTCCTTGATCTTCAGAATCTTCTCCCTGTGTTCAGCCAGAGGCAGCGATGGATCATGCACAGCAAAGACTTTCACCACAACAAGTCCTTCTTGAGAGCGGGCTCGAGCCACCTTCAGGAAACGGGTGGAGCCGAGGCTGAAATTATCATGAAATTTATTACTCCATGATTGCATAGTGTTTTCCATGTGGAAAGTAACTATTGATTCCGTTTTACTTAGATGCCTATGGATCTCTTTTgctttctataaaattttattgattcttACCTGCCACTAATTAAGGCTACAGTATTgttataatagaaataattcCCGATTATttgaaagtaattaaataacaattatgttattttaaggCATCAAGTTATGAACCACAtggtattttttcaataaagcctTCTAATTGTCGCTTTTGTTTAAAATCGAAATAAGGATAATTAACATGTAATTTATGAGATTTCTCTtggtaaattaattacattagcATCCTCTTAGACATGAGATCATCATAAACATCCATCTTACACAATTAAGTCTATACAGCTGACAAAtacacaagtttttttttgtgatgcAGACAATGAAAAACCCACGTGCGAGAGTGAGGGACCAACCAGCATAAATGCGTAAATTTTGTGTGGATGAAATGTGGACTTACAatcgaataaaatattacaataataacaaattaataaatatatacctctGGTCAAAATGTAGGTCAACATGATCGCTAAGATAATGCTCCACAGGATAAATCTGCGAGGGAGCTACTCCTGCCAGCTGATTCCCCATTTTTAAGtccaaaaacttaaataaaaaatatacttcgCTCTACGATCCAGCAACGAAACaagacaattaaaaaaacattacggTGGCTGCGCTGTAAGGcgatactttttatttattttaaagatatctAATTAAACAATGTATGTTGAACAGCTGCGAgaccaacacaaaaatattttggttgacttgACTTGACAGTTAATTGACAATTGCCAATAAACACCCCACTGGCAGTGCAGCGCAACCCAAAGGCGCAATGCGCTGTTTTTCTGcaattatctcgcgtttcgctaaacggattttgatgccgttttcaggaaagtgtttgttacatttagtagaagatttaagatatttaaccgatttaaaaaaaaaatggttctcttttttgttatgttaatatatttttttaaagatttttgtcGAGTGTTAGTTGTGacttttacacaattttattttaggatGGGACAGAGAAATCTTGTTTCATCAATTTATCATCCATAAATCATTTCATAAACGCCTCcagtttaatttaatagatGCCATTAATAACACTGTACTAGTTTACGCAACGTATGATAGCTGTTctcaaatgtaataaaaaattaattttctattaatatattagtattatcatattatttttagtattaagtatattattatattaataaaagataatttagtaatatttattctgCTAAGTACCTCATATATAACGAACACCTCTAAAACTGAGATGACAAAGCTTTAAGTGTACTACCGAAGTTTAGTCCAAAGTTTTTCCGATTTTCCTCCAGTATTGGATGATCTGATCCCCCAGATCGATGGAAGCTTGTttacttgaaatttttaataaatttatctaaattaaaaatatatattttttattattcattttctgATCCTGATTTTAGTTAGACCCGTTTTACCCCTCTTTGCTTCTCTTTTATAGtcatagacaaaaaaaaatctagtcGATTACCAATTGCTTGTCAAATTACACCTCATCAATTGCTACGCTTCTTTTGTCAATCTATGGTAGTCTATGATTCTTTCTCTTTTCTTCAACAAACAAGCATTCCACccattttattgaatttatacgGTTTTAGATAATACTTCACAGAAATGACTTCTAAAAGTGAAAAAGACCGTGCTAAACAGATCCAGGATCGATGTCAGAATGTGTTAATGCTAATGCTGAAAGACGAAGACAATAAATATTGCGTTGACTGTGATGCTAAAGgtaaatcttttggttttttgtaatatcaaTTCTCATGATCAGTAGCGTATAATAAGTAGGCTTGGTTCAGCTTCTCTCTTTTCTCCTTTTTGGCGTATAAGCATCTCAAAACATGAGAATATATGTACTGTAGAACTTGTTTCTACAGTACTAATATTCAGTAATAATTCTCCCTTTATGTGAATCTCTCAGTGTTAGCATATTAAATAGTTGGCAAATTGTATAGTCTTGTGaccttaaaacatttttacaataagtaaacatatatatgtgtTTTGTTGACACCTCACTCACCTCATAAATGTAGGTGCTGTTGCTTCCTATCATTAATTGAACACGcaactattaatataatataaatatttatttatacctttaCTAAATTCCGTCTGTGGATTAACTCTAGCCTATGTGTTACTCTTATGTATGAACTAAATCCACAGGTAATTGACCAGGCAAACATTTCTTATCTTTCCATTCTCTATCAATACAGGCAACCCCAGAGATGGAAAAAGAGACAAGATAAGAGCATTCCTATAGGAATTCCAGAATAAACCACTatttagtagttataataaacatacattctCAATAGTAAGGTCTGTGCATGCACAGGAAAATGGAAGCCCTAAGGCCTAAGGATTAtgaatgtttataataatacttgaataaaaaacatacataatcaaaCTTTTTCTATTGAATTATTTGCACGAAATTCTAATCTTACTTAAAGGAATGCTTATTCACCATTTGAAACTTGCAGAGAATGTATTAGTGTACCTCAAGGTTTGGATTAGAGATTACTAATTTAACTGAGTAGtggttcaaattaaataatggagcactcagtaaaataaacaatatattattttaagttacatatattattatgtattagatGAGAGGCAAAGACATGACttgaatgttaaaaaaatttatatcaaaaaattgaatCAATTTAAAGATGGAATTAGAAGAAAAAACTCTAAAGAGGTTTGCCTCTCCAACGGTAGGCTTTGTGTATTTTTAGGGTTCTAGAGCCCAATGGCAGTGAAACACTTAGTTTTATCATGTCTATATATCAAATAGTGTGTGCATcccatgcagattgtaaaagtcaatcaaggagAAAGTAATACACTTggagttcttcttttaggcgataggctagtcactatttaaatctcagttccatcattaaagccatgtatattaatatggtgactttttgagactgttgtctctagatgaagacatgattatatgtatgtatatctctaTGTTGGCATCATTTTATTTggacattataattatatagggttaaaattttaaaggtgAATTTAATGAACCATTATAACtactttttgtttcacatGGGCGGAACAGGCATTCTTGTgttggaatatattttcattagatATAGTATGCAAGTCTGACTTCCACTTGGCTGGTTAAGTGTATGGCCTTGGTAATTTGTAGTTTCCTTTTCAAACCCATCCAAACTAAGTCAAGGTTGAACTGTTAATGAATTATGTAACATTTGCATTTAGAGTTAATTATGATGTATGTTGccaacaatttattaataattacttcTTTTGCGATGAGTGaatttttatgtaacattAGTAACTGTATCAAGGCAGTCTAAACAAAGTAATGTTGACAATTGTTTGTTAACattactttgtttttgttattttgttgagTACAACTTTTTTAACAACTACTAATATTGgtgaaataatttcatcaatgaACAAAATGTGCCTGAGACATAATAACatatcatatatgtatttggGCGGGTCCAAAATTCGCAAAACAAAAAgagtcattttatttatttagtgtaCCACTGTATGCTACAGTGATACAGGATATACAATCTAATACTTATGTCAATTTAATTGCTAAATGTGCAAACTATTCCTAgttgaaaacaataataatgataCACAAAGTTTGATAAAgttctatttatataatttttccaGTCTGATCAACCAAGTGGTCCATTCATAATTAGAATTATTGCTTTGTGTGATCTGATCCACTCTAAAATTTGTGAGTCTAGGCggtataataattgttttagtgtacctattttattaaacagcACTTTTGAATTGAACTGAacaatgtatatgtattaaattaggTCCTCGATGGGCGTCATGGAACCTGGGCATTTTCTTGTGCATCCGTTGTGCGGGCATCCACCGCAACCTCGGTGTGCACATCTCCAAAGTGAAGAGTGTCAATCTTGACTCGTGGACTCCAGAGCAAgtggtaatttaaaaaattaaatttgttttatttgccacagtgattaattaatttattattaactatctatcattaattaatttaaagtctTAATAAACATACAGAAATGATAGGATCCAATAATTGTTATTAGGTGATgtgcattttttaaatcataaaagtgtggagggaaaggtcggagtgggaagatcTAGATGAACGtatattgatcaaattaaggacgtcctggtaaagggtcaggtcaaaagtacccgaaaccgccgagcttgcatgaagagagttatgaatgtggatgaagcgaaggaagtatgcagagatcgtggcaagtggaaagatgtagtctctgcctacccctccgggaaagaggcgtgattttatgtatgtatgtataaaagtgcatttttgttacatttggTGATTCTTCTGATATTTTgcttacattttccatttcgTATCCAGGTATCCCTCCAACAGATGGGTAATTCCCGAGCGCGCGCCGTGTACGAAGCGAATCTACCGGATTCTTTCAGGCGGCCGCAGAATGACTCCTCGCTGGAAGCCTTCATCAGGGCCAAGTACGAGCAGAAGAAGTATATTGCCAAGGAGTGGGTGCCGCCGACTATCCCTAAAGTTAACTGGTATGGATTGattgtttatatgtttttttttctatcaattATGAACAAGCACAAGCATTTGCCAATTACTTATTATCCTTCGTTTAGCCCTCGGACTTAGAGCAATTACTGTACCCTTGGTAGAAGCTTGTATTGTCCgtattttaactaatattgtttgtttgttacctcatCACAGTAACTATCTATCTTAACCTCAAGAAAATTCGTATACATGAAGTGTGACGTATACACTATAGACTAGCCAAAAATATAAACGTGAGAAAATTGAccaatttcattgtttttctaaattatataatttcagGGATAAAGAAATAGACGAAGAAATGGAAAAACAAAAGCGGAAAAAGAAGTCGACATCGTCGGGGCTCGGGCCCCTGCCAGCTCCCACTACTAGCGACAAAAAGtataatgtaagtaaatgttctgtattatcaatatttaaaactgttaTTGAGTGACTGACTCCTCGCTTCGGCTGTGTGTTTTTTCCGCCGACTACGCACAGCCTAGAAAGTTGAAATAAGGTATGAAGATTCCTTAGGGAGTGTACACTAAAAAAGGATTTGCGGGAACGGAATTTAACGGGATTGttcgattttcatgaaagcttCAATGCACTCTGCCTTAGTAGCAAAATCAGAGTAAATCAAATTACatactataaaattttgtaagtgTAAGTTTAGCAAAATCCTTTTGTTTTTCAGAAATCTGACGTGATTCCGAGCATCCCGAAACCAAAGTCCTCAGTCAGTCCGAAACTAGGCAGAAGTACGCCCACAAGTCAAGCCGAGGCTAAACCTTCAAACGGATCCGCTGACCTACTCGGACTAGACACGGCCAAGACAGAGTCTAAACCTAGCGACGACATTTTCTCAAGCTTCTTCTCAGCACCGCAGGAGAAACCAGCAGAACCCAAACCGGAAACCAAACCAGATTTGAAGACTGAAGAGGAAAACTTCTTCAAACAACCTGCTCCCACAGAAAAAGAGAAATCAAAGTTAACTAAAGACAGTATATTAGCACTGTACAGTCAAACACCTTCTACGAATTTAGTTAACCAATTTAACCCCGTGCCGCCTGCGCAACAGCAGTTTGCTTTCGGTGGAGCGTACCAACCTCAAGCATTTAACAATGTGCCGGCGCAAAACGGTATGCAATTTAACCAATTCCCACCAATGGGAAACCAGTTTCAGCAGCCGTTCCCTGCTCAACCAGCCATGCCTCCCTCACAACCTTTCAATCAAGGAAATCAGTTCTTCAACCAACAACAGCCACAACAACTAACTCAACAATTTGGAGGCTTAAACCTAGGACAGAGTTTCCCAAACGCGTTCACACAACAAAATACCAATGTTGCCAGTAACACGTGGCAATAGAATAAAAACTCGTTTtaaagttgtttgtttgtagtgATTCTTTTGTCAAAGAGAAAAATGACGTACAGTTGTGTGtgctggttttttttttaccgacATTCCATTGTTTCGAGCCATTTTTgtcagtattaaaaataaaaaaagtacttaatgCTTCTCGTACAAAGTTTCCACAGACAAACAACTGTCTTAAATGCGtgggtaaaaatattttgtttcaattacTGCATTGTAGATCAACGCGAGGTTTTAACAGaattgtatatatgttattacAACATGTGATACAACATGTAACATGTAATACTTGCCATTACAAGTTTTATGTGTAGTTCTCAAACATTGTGAAAAAAGGCGTTATGGCGAATTCCTTGTACATCATGAGTCTTTGCGATATCGTACTCTGATTTGTTATACGCCAAAGGAAATTAAGAAGTTTAACtaatatataattgtaaatcCAATTTGGCACTggagtataattttttgtgtatattgatatattgcaataaatgtgatattttCGTATTATTTTTAGACGTAATTTTGATCAAACCATCGCTGTTGATgctttccatatttttttcttctacgGTTTGTGCAATGCGTCCCGATACTTATTTactcaaaaaacaatttttattttatatagtttttaatatttatacatattggATGTTTTTACTTCGCGATCgaagaaataattttgcaCATTCTTATAacacaattataaaatattttgcacaGAAGTACGTAATTTGTGTTCGAgtatcaatatattttggaataaaaataGGTGTTAATGTTAAGTaggcaattttattttattaataaatattgtgagATGTTATACCTCTAAAAATTGGTCATTTGTGCAAGTGGCAacaccatttaaaaaaaaatctcaagtgtTGCCATTCTCAAATCCGAAGGTCCTATTCTTCACGATTGGTACCATTTGTAAatggttaattaaaattatttctagaCTTCATTTAAGCCCGACGTTTTATGACAATAATATTGGTTTTGCaacaatttttcattaatttttgaaCTGTCCAAATTTGTATTTGAGAACTTTtctcatataaaatttttgttagatCTCATATCGGTTTCCCGGATGCATCATCACAGCGTCCTCTTTGCTTCAGAACCTGGAGAGTTCTTTTTGGCACAAGTAGAACTTTCATTCCCtatgcatttttaaatttatgattttaaagcTATGACAAAAGTGGTAtctctattaatttttaaaaatctattttcttGCTTCTCTAAATATACATAGTTGTTTGGTCGTATATGACTGATTACTATCATTTTTATGGTAATAGAATGCAgttcttatttaataaaacgcAAAAGTGACTGACTGATCTAACA from Amyelois transitella isolate CPQ chromosome 24, ilAmyTran1.1, whole genome shotgun sequence harbors:
- the LOC106135989 gene encoding stromal membrane-associated protein 1 → MTSKSEKDRAKQIQDRCQNVLMLMLKDEDNKYCVDCDAKGPRWASWNLGIFLCIRCAGIHRNLGVHISKVKSVNLDSWTPEQVVSLQQMGNSRARAVYEANLPDSFRRPQNDSSLEAFIRAKYEQKKYIAKEWVPPTIPKVNWDKEIDEEMEKQKRKKKSTSSGLGPLPAPTTSDKKYNKSDVIPSIPKPKSSVSPKLGRSTPTSQAEAKPSNGSADLLGLDTAKTESKPSDDIFSSFFSAPQEKPAEPKPETKPDLKTEEENFFKQPAPTEKEKSKLTKDSILALYSQTPSTNLVNQFNPVPPAQQQFAFGGAYQPQAFNNVPAQNGMQFNQFPPMGNQFQQPFPAQPAMPPSQPFNQGNQFFNQQQPQQLTQQFGGLNLGQSFPNAFTQQNTNVASNTWQ